The DNA region gaAACATCAATTTTGGTAATTTACAATCAGAATtgttttaggaaaagtgatacttttattctgcacttttctaaaagctctgtggatgtatatatactgtatatgaaaaatattcgtctacataaaaatgtcatcaatataacctttattttctaaaattacAGAACAAAAAATTATGGTGTTGCCAGACGTTTTTGTAAAAACTGACCTAATATTTGATCAGGTGCACCTGGGAGTCCTGGGACAAGAGGAATGATGGGGTTCAAAGGTCGTCCAGGATTCACAGGCTCTCAGGGGATAAAGGGTGAGTAACACATCAACAACTCTTTCACTGCACTGGTAATgacaacaaatataaaacaaaactcaGTCTTGTTGCAGTTTTGGCCTGTACACCTATAGACTAGCTTGAACTCACCACTGTCACTGTAGAGGGTCTAGTGAtgagggtggacaaaataacaaggACACGTCACTTAATGTCCAATAAGTAACAACATGACAAtgatagatgagaagatggatatcagtttcatctctgtgcgtCCAGCACAGAGAAAGGTCCAGGGcttgtttagcctagcttagcacaaagactggaagcagggggaaactgctagcctaggtccagcaaaaaagaaagaaaagaataaatctaccttccaacaactccaaaatggataagacagaaaaactgtgttgaactgctctttaaaaaccACTTTGTGcagaattatattattatagattatagcatctttcaaatttttCTGATGAGTAAgtaagaaaaattaaataatcgTGGGGAAAAGTTTTGCGTTATATGTGATTGCTTTCAGCCCATTCACCTCAGTGTAGCTGTCCAGGTTCCATGGGGGAGTAGAAGGGGGTTCGATCTTatctttgttttgcatttatacatttttcaaaatcaaCCTGCCCAGGGACTACAGTTGAAAATCTATCTTCGGACACCAACCAAGTCTAATTTTTTTCCAATTCGTCTCTCATTTTGCTGACAATGGATCCGTCTTCAAATTGATCTTCAAAACAGGCCAACAGACTTGACCTAGAAATCATTGCTTTTCActcaataaaacattaattgcGTGTCTTAATAGAGGTCACCTTgtcttacttttcttttttttttggtaataatttctgtctttgttgttaCAGGTCAGAAGGGAGACCTGGGAGATAAAGGGCAGCCTGGTGTTTCCGGTTTCACCGGGATGAAGGGCGAGCAAGGCTTCAAAGGTCTGCTGAGATCATTCTATATATAAAAGATCACGCTATGTAAAGGGCCATTAGTTACTTGGATGccatgacaccaccatcattaatattttcatgatCTGACATCGCAATGACTAAGGATTGGTTGGGCAtaggcacaaaaatgacattgtGGAAAGattatgaattaataataagATAGTAAGAGAGCTACTATCTTAATGTTAAGGGAtgatcatggttaaaagaaatcaacgctgactgttggtaggaaacaggaagtgaactgTGATCTCTCATTTCAATGTCTAacattttgttgacccatccatccactcagGCCTCCTGTCTCTGCGAACATTGTGGTTCTGTAACTACGTCACATTATATCCTCCTTTACTCCCAACAGACCAGAGTCATAATTCCTACGtccactagagggctttgtcacttgaatgtaaacatattctgttttcGGGTATTTGCAGAAatgactgctgctgttgtttttcttgagaGGACCAAAAGATATTCTGGGTAGAGACAGGCAGATGCCTCCTGAACTGCAGCCTCCATAAACCTCcacacagaaaatgaagaaCAATGTGGGGATCCTTGCAAAGACAGAAAGCAACACAACCCTAATTTTGTAATATTTGCAAATGGGGcaattcaaaagaaaatgtagaGGTTAAGATGTTAAGTGGTTTCGTACTTGACtttatgtcaaaatgtaatgcaaatatTCTTGATTTGTGTTACCAGGAGAAAAAGGGGACCGCGGATTGGTAGGCCCTGCAGGTGCACAGGGCCCCCAGGGAGAAACTGGCATATGCCCTGCCTCTTGCGACAGTGTCCAGGGTCCACCGGGTCTACAAGGCACCCCTGGACCAGCCGGAGCCCGGGGTCTGCCTGGGGTCCAGGGACCTATGGGACCCAAAGGTTCTATGGGTGATAAGGGTGACATGGGTAGACCCGGCAATCCCGGGATGAACGGCCAGAAGGGTGATCTTGGTGAGAAGGGGATGTGCAACTGCACAGATGGGGCAAACGGCCATGATGGGAGACCAGGAGAAAAGGGGACTAAGGGGGACAAAGGTGACACTGGTGCCCAGGGGGTACAGGGCCCCATAGGGCTAAAAGGCCACGAGGGTAGCATGGGTCTCATGGGGCCGCCCGGTCCCTGCTCCCCAGCCATCCAATCGGCATTCTCTGCATGTATCAACCAGTCGTTTCCTGTTCAAGACTTCCCTATTCCTTTCCCACACGTCCTTACCAACCAGCAGGGGCACTTCAACCCAATCATGGGCATGTACACGGCCCCCATCAACGGTACCTACGTCTTCAGCTTCCACCTAGCGGTCGCCGAAAAACCTCTTAAGGTCGGCCTGTTCCTTAACTTCTACCCTGTAGTCAGAATGACAGAAGCAACCAACCAGGCCACCACCAGTCAAACTATTGTCCTCCACCTCAACTTAGGAGACCGGGTGTGGATGCAGGTGAAGAGCGCATTCACCAACGGCATGTACACCGACTCTGAGAGCAGCAGCACATTCTCCGGGTATCTGCTGCACCCCGACTCCTGCGAAATGCCTGTGGGCCGACATCACTTGTCCCCAGTGCAATTTTCTCAGAGAGGCTTCAGCTGGGATGGTCCTCCAGGCCCCACCACCCCCACACCTCAGCAATAATAGGCTCCAGTCCATCAGTCAGTCACACAAGTTATAGACAAAGCATCCACACACACCCAATCAAACACTCAGTGTATTTATAACTGCAAGTTTTAAAGGAGGGGTATTCTAGAAAAGCAGAATTGtccattttttacattttctgtcagaGAAGTTACTGTGGCACTTC from Siniperca chuatsi isolate FFG_IHB_CAS linkage group LG13, ASM2008510v1, whole genome shotgun sequence includes:
- the LOC122886953 gene encoding otolin-1-like codes for the protein MKTGLPLLPPVLSLCLWTQQVRGSLKVLFRARFINGSKPPRSCSSSTNLQTMLLDSDGAMLSRLLGVLVLSSICSAMLLPNNNSTESSEEDGSTMDPNTYHWPDSNEGESSKSSNSSTSSESSENSPPWLPISRSGPLQMPPTGQWPPIGNITDFSDNRRMLGATDPAMPPLPDTVICDMLLNAPVPPPIDQIPFFCLCSHCKGTKGPKGDRGDRGPPGAPGSPGTRGMMGFKGRPGFTGSQGIKGQKGDLGDKGQPGVSGFTGMKGEQGFKGEKGDRGLVGPAGAQGPQGETGICPASCDSVQGPPGLQGTPGPAGARGLPGVQGPMGPKGSMGDKGDMGRPGNPGMNGQKGDLGEKGMCNCTDGANGHDGRPGEKGTKGDKGDTGAQGVQGPIGLKGHEGSMGLMGPPGPCSPAIQSAFSACINQSFPVQDFPIPFPHVLTNQQGHFNPIMGMYTAPINGTYVFSFHLAVAEKPLKVGLFLNFYPVVRMTEATNQATTSQTIVLHLNLGDRVWMQVKSAFTNGMYTDSESSSTFSGYLLHPDSCEMPVGRHHLSPVQFSQRGFSWDGPPGPTTPTPQQ